The proteins below are encoded in one region of Deltaproteobacteria bacterium:
- a CDS encoding valine--tRNA ligase has product ALNNTLQDVMTRYRRMQGYNALWMPGTDHAGIATQNVVEQELAKEGITRHDLGREKFIERVWEWKEKYGGVIINQLKRLGCSCDWSRECFTMDKRLSRAVREVFVRLYNDGLIYQGDYIVNWCPRCHTAISDLEVEYVEKEGFLWHLRYPYGEGGGEIVVATTRPETMLGDTAVAVNPEDGRYKDKIGSKVILPLVNRIIPIIADNHVSMEFGSGAVKVTPSSDPNDFAIAERHQLEIVKIMDGSAVINENGGVYQGQDRYECRENIIRDLEKGGYLAGREAYVHNVGQCYRCKTDIEPMISRQWFVKIKPLAKVATAAVVKGKTKIVPVMWESTYFEWMNNIRDWCISRQIWWGHRIPVWHCGTCGKEIVCTIDPDACPDCSGTTLKQEEDVLDTWFSSALWPFSTLGWPDNTEALKTFYPTSLLITGFDILFFWVARMMMMGLYVMKDVPFRDVYLHALVRDEMGEKMSKSKGNIIDPLEMIDKFGADAFRFTLAALTAQGRDIRMSEERVAGNKHFVNKIWNATRFSLMNLEDYSPSGVHIEKSDESLPDRWINHKLNMTVAEVISSLDEYRFNDAASSIYQFIWHEFCDWYLELVKPTLYGKGDPAKRRAAQHTLLSVMKSSLKLLHPFMPFVTEEIWETLVGDGSSIMVSEFPSPDDTCQDIVAEKQMGIIMDVITSIRNIRGEMNIAPSKKLRVMISPPDEESSAIIGIGDGYIRNLANLDALTISSDEKEPKNAATGVAGSLRIYVLLEGVVDIAGEKARLEKEMAKVSKDLMIISKKLANRDFMAKASQTVIEREEEKFREVKGKYVVLETALKRLQEMG; this is encoded by the coding sequence GGAGCTTGCGAAAGAAGGTATTACCAGGCATGATTTAGGGAGAGAAAAGTTCATAGAGCGGGTGTGGGAATGGAAGGAGAAGTATGGCGGGGTTATTATAAACCAGCTCAAGCGGCTTGGATGTTCCTGTGACTGGTCCAGAGAATGTTTTACAATGGATAAGAGATTATCCAGGGCCGTCAGAGAGGTCTTCGTTCGCCTCTATAATGACGGACTTATCTATCAGGGCGATTATATTGTCAATTGGTGCCCTCGCTGTCATACAGCCATATCAGACCTTGAAGTGGAATATGTGGAGAAAGAGGGATTCCTCTGGCATCTCAGGTACCCTTATGGAGAAGGCGGCGGTGAGATTGTAGTGGCTACCACTCGTCCTGAGACGATGCTGGGGGATACGGCTGTTGCCGTTAACCCGGAGGACGGCAGGTATAAAGATAAGATCGGGAGCAAAGTAATCTTGCCCCTTGTCAACAGGATAATACCCATCATCGCCGATAATCATGTAAGTATGGAGTTCGGTTCAGGGGCGGTAAAAGTTACACCGTCCTCTGATCCAAACGACTTTGCCATTGCAGAGCGGCATCAATTAGAAATCGTCAAAATTATGGATGGCAGCGCGGTCATCAATGAAAATGGCGGCGTCTATCAAGGTCAGGATCGCTACGAGTGCAGGGAAAATATTATCAGGGATCTCGAAAAGGGAGGCTATCTTGCAGGAAGGGAAGCCTATGTGCACAATGTCGGACAATGTTACCGGTGTAAAACAGACATTGAGCCCATGATTTCCAGGCAGTGGTTTGTGAAGATCAAACCCCTGGCAAAGGTTGCGACTGCCGCAGTGGTTAAAGGAAAAACGAAAATTGTGCCGGTCATGTGGGAAAGCACTTATTTCGAATGGATGAATAATATCAGGGACTGGTGTATTTCGAGGCAAATCTGGTGGGGTCACAGAATACCCGTATGGCATTGCGGTACGTGCGGAAAAGAAATCGTCTGCACAATAGATCCCGATGCATGTCCCGACTGCAGCGGGACAACACTGAAGCAGGAAGAAGATGTTCTTGATACGTGGTTCAGCTCTGCTCTCTGGCCATTTTCAACCCTCGGATGGCCGGATAATACGGAGGCGTTAAAGACGTTTTATCCCACATCGCTTCTGATTACAGGGTTTGATATCCTTTTCTTCTGGGTAGCAAGAATGATGATGATGGGTCTCTACGTTATGAAGGACGTCCCTTTTAGAGATGTCTATCTCCATGCCCTCGTACGAGACGAAATGGGAGAAAAGATGAGTAAATCCAAAGGGAATATCATCGATCCTCTCGAGATGATTGATAAATTCGGCGCCGATGCCTTCAGGTTTACTCTGGCAGCCCTAACGGCCCAGGGCAGGGATATCAGGATGTCCGAGGAGCGGGTTGCAGGTAATAAACATTTCGTCAACAAGATATGGAATGCAACCCGGTTTTCCCTCATGAATCTGGAAGATTATTCGCCTTCCGGCGTTCATATCGAAAAGAGCGATGAATCCCTTCCCGATAGATGGATTAACCATAAGCTGAACATGACTGTAGCGGAAGTCATCAGCTCTCTGGATGAATATCGGTTTAATGATGCTGCATCAAGTATTTATCAGTTTATCTGGCATGAGTTCTGTGACTGGTACCTTGAATTGGTTAAACCAACGCTTTATGGGAAAGGAGACCCCGCAAAGAGGCGTGCGGCACAACATACCCTCCTTTCAGTCATGAAGTCCTCACTCAAATTGCTCCACCCCTTCATGCCTTTCGTAACGGAAGAGATATGGGAGACCCTGGTGGGTGACGGGAGTTCTATTATGGTCAGCGAATTTCCCTCACCGGATGATACCTGTCAGGACATTGTAGCGGAAAAACAGATGGGTATTATTATGGATGTAATTACGTCTATCAGGAACATCAGGGGTGAGATGAATATAGCGCCATCAAAAAAATTACGGGTTATGATTTCTCCTCCGGATGAGGAGTCCAGTGCAATCATTGGAATTGGGGATGGTTACATTAGGAATCTGGCCAATCTCGATGCATTGACCATAAGTAGTGATGAAAAAGAACCGAAAAACGCCGCCACGGGAGTTGCCGGTTCACTACGGATATATGTATTGCTGGAAGGTGTAGTGGACATTGCCGGGGAGAAGGCGAGACTCGAAAAAGAAATGGCCAAGGTGAGTAAAGATCTGATGATAATTTCAAAAAAGCTTGCCAATCGCGATTTCATGGCGAAGGCCTCACAAACAGTTATTGAAAGAGAAGAAGAAAAATTCAGGGAAGTTAAAGGAAAGTATGTTGTTCTGGAAACAGCCCTGAAAAGACTTCAGGAAATGGGTTAA